The following is a genomic window from Solanum lycopersicum chromosome 6, SLM_r2.1.
GCAGCAGTGGAAAATTCATGAGGAGATTTAGACTTCCAGAGAACGCAAAGATGGATCAAGTCAAGGCTTCTATGGAGAATGGAGTGCTGACTGTCACTGTTCCAAAGGAAGAAGTGAAGAAGCCTGATGTCAAGTCTATTGAAATCTCTGGTTAAAACTTCATTTGCTTGTTAAGTGGTAGTATATGATGTATGAGCAAATAATCAGTTGGATATTTTAAGTTGCTGTGTCTTTGTATTCAAGTGTTTTGAGTTGTCTCTGTTTCTGATGTTCAAGATATGAAATACTAACCCTTTTCAGTCTGTTCCAAATtcctcttttatgtttttttctggTAATAaacattattcatttaaaacaaaacaaatccaatataaaacaaaacaaatccaatataaaacaaaacaaataaatcaagTTCGTTAATActtgaagtaaaataattattatttttaatgattattatgaattgtttatgtaattttctccttatttttttcattacaaCATGAGATGAATTAATTGATATATAGTTGTGTTTTCCACCCTTCAAAATTTGGATATGGCTTTTTGTTTAGCTATTATTTGGACTTTATAGTTGATATATTGTCTTATTATCGTTGGCAAGAAATCATGAGTGTGACTTTTGGTCACAGAAATCTCTTTAAATTGTGTTTCGATATTATATTTCCTTCATATAATCTTAGGAAGGATCCGCAGAAAATAGCAGATTGTGGGCCGTTGTAAAGAACAAAGCTGGTTGAATTGAGCCGACTAAAACAAGCCCAATTTCGATATTTCAATTGTGTAATGGGCCTATCCAGAAACTTCTCCACATCTGCTTTTGGAATATCTAGAAATGTCTCTGTGGATAGTAGAAGTATGGAGAAACTGCTAAACACTCCTCCAATGAAGCTATAAATAACTACCGCCTCCTCTTCAATCAACCATCAAAATCGAAAGCAAGCAAGCAAAAAAACGTagaaaattctcaaaaaagTTCACTGAAAATGTCTCTGATCCCAAGAATTTTCGGCGATCGACGAAGCAGCAGCATGTTCGATCCATTTTCAATTGACGTATTTGATCCATTCAGGGAATTAGGCTTCCCAGGTACCAATTCAGGGGAGAGCTCTGCATTTGCCAACACACGAATAGACTGGAAGGAAACTCCAGAAGCTCATGTGTTCAAGGCTGATCTTCCAGGGCTTAAGAAGGAGGAAGTCAAAGTGGAAGTCGAGGAGGATAGGGTTCTTCAGATCAGCGGAGAGAGGAACGTGGAGAAGGAAGATAAGAATGACAAGTGGCATCGCGTGGAGCGAAGCAGCGGGAAATTCATGAGGAGATTTAGACTTCCGGAGAATGCAAAGATGGATCAAGTTAAGGCTTCAATGGAGAACGGAGTGCTTACTGTTACTGTTCCAAAAGAAGAGGTGAAGAAGCCTGAGGTCAAGTCCATTGAGATTTCTGGTTAAAAATACATTTGTGAATTAAGTTGATGTGTATGGTCAAATAAATAACTGAGTTGTTGTGTCTGTTGAAGGTTTGAAGTTGCTCTGTTTTTCTATCGAAAGTCTTGAGTCGGCTTTGTTTCTCGCCTAATGGCGTGTTGTACTTTTCCAAGTTTCACgtttaatatgaaaaatttgtcttttttttactgtaatttgttatttcatatttaccaaacttaaaaaaataataatttagcaaatctgaatttttttaatatattattaaagtaattttataaaagcaaatttttaagtaaaataaaaagattgtcGACACAGATCAAAAACATAGATTTTGCTTAGTCCTCTCGATATATGCTTTTTAGACTTTGGAATTTCAACTGCTAGGCATACGAGCCACTcacttctataaaaaaaattaaattattttttgtaaattatagattaaattaggaaaaaatgacagaaatttCACTTTAGATTTTCTTACTAcaattatttcttattattagttttacaaattctcaaaattttctcattttCGCGCATCAAGTTAATGTATAAGcgcattaaattaatgtatcttgTATATCATATTAGTGTATTATGTATAAATTTACATTAAATTagtgtattatatataaaatataatatattttatttaacgattaatgtattgacatatcaaattaatatattaacgtttatattattatatcagtttaagtaatttttgtaattataaaaaatttattacgaACAATGGATACATTTATAATTACAAGAAACAAAGGATAATTttatagggaaaattgtatataatagcaaactaataacctaaaataaatagagtagatagagtttgatttaattgtgctccatagcaaacgttagccaaAGTTTGTCTGGCGCCTCTCTCcaaaaaatctcgctcgccactctcccattctcgcacgccactctccctctgcttgcctctctcgctttatacacagaagtgtataaattatgtttctgttttgtataaagcgagagaaaattgtatatacacatgcaaaaacatatatttccgtgttatacacttaattatacaatttaaaacatttttcttcaattcaattgtagacaaatgcaaattttatacaaatattacagagaaaaaggccaacgaattatacacttgcagtgaaatacaattttttctagatgtatacaacagaagtgtatatattgtgtttctatttttgtataaagcgagagaaaaacatatatcttcttgctatacacttataattatgcaatatacatatattttaattcgattcaattgtatgcagaataatttttataaaaatattacaacgAAATAGgcaacaaattatataattgtgcattatacaattgcagtgaaataggataacGAATTAtccaattgcagcgaaataggccagcgaattatacaatttaagcCAGCAAATTAaacaactgtatatgtatagcgaattatacaattttatattttctatgagcgtaattatgcaaacttcgttatatcatacaaatataaaatttttatttgttatacgTGAAATTTTCCCATAATTTATATCTTTTGCCAAATTAGAGTAGGGTACGTCGGCCCATGGCCTTTAACGGGCCAGAACAATGGAGTCCATTAAAACATATTTAGGTTTTTGTTGCTTCCTATAAATACACCTGAAAATTCTCTCTTCAAACATAACTCTACCTTTCTGCTCTctgcagcagcagcagcaaggGCTAAACATGAAaaccttatttatttttatttttattttattcttggcaaatattacTCATCTTTGATTGTAAGTTATTGAAAACTTATGGGATGTATGATTAGACATTTTGCAAACAATGCATATATATGTCTACTagattcatctttttttttcttccttcaaATAGTTTGTTTTTAATTCTTCATGGATGATGGTGTGTAAGAATGATGAAGAAATCATTCGGATTCCCACtgatatttatttgtgattacCACAACCAGCTACTTCTGACTTCACATCCCTTTttcagattttaatttttatatggaTTTGGAATTTGACAATTTGAAACCTTTttcagattttaatttttatatggaTTTGGAATTTGATAATTTGAAACAAAAAGGGCCTGTGATGTAAGTAAATATTTGCTACTCTTGATGGAAATTTAAATTTCCATCTGATGATTCTCTATCCACCAAGATCTCTGAGGCCTTGTTCTTAAAT
Proteins encoded in this region:
- the HSP17-6 gene encoding heat shock protein HSP 17-6 → MSLIPRIFGDRRSSSMFDPFSIDVFDPFRELGFPGTNSGESSAFANTRIDWKETPEAHVFKADLPGLKKEEVKVEVEEDRVLQISGERNVEKEDKNDKWHRVERSSGKFMRRFRLPENAKMDQVKASMENGVLTVTVPKEEVKKPEVKSIEISG